GGAAAGCATCGACTCCAATGGATAATAATAAATGAAATCAATCCGGTCACGTTCGTCTGCCTCAGGCGCCCAAGCTAACTTTTCCAGTTTAGCCTCTTCTGCGAGTTTGTTTCCGGCAGGGAATGTAAAACCGGGATATCGAACTGTATTGGGAAATTTTTCACGATAAGCATCTTTGAATCCTGCTTTGCTCAGCATCATTGAGCAGTCCCAATGAATGATAGCCCCATTATGATCCCACAAATCCTTTGTATCTGCCTGCCAGTCTAAATGAGAGGGCTCATTAAAATCTCCTCCCATGATTATCGGGCGGCCTTGTTGAATGTCAGATTGTACTTCCTGAATAAAAGCACGGATGGTTTCATCCCGGAAAGACTGTCTGTTTGCTTTCAAGACTTCTTCTTCATCCGTTATCGGCTTATCCATTTTCTTCCAGGTAGTACCATTATATCCACGTGGCATATAGCATTGATAATGCCGGTAGTCCAAATGACAAGAATAGAAAGATACGGGTTGGCCTTCGATTGTTGCAACCATTTTCACCATAGCACGACCTTCGTCACCAGGTACGATGCAGCATTTGGTCCAACTGTCCGGCTTGAATTTACTCAAAACACCGATTGCAAGATCAAACGTTTCACCATAGTAATGTTTTCCTCTCTTCTCCAGCTCTTCGATCACATGAGGGATAAACTGTTTTCCGTCTCTGATTTCGCACAGAAAAACGACATCCGCATCCATCTGATCCAGTACATCAATAATGCCTTGATCTCCGTTGGGTACTTTAGTACATCCATGCCACAGGTTTAATTGGAAAACGGTAAAAGTGTCTTTCGCTTTTGCATGGCAAACATTGACCAGACAAAACAAGCAAAGTAATAATAGTAAGTTCTTTTTCATATCGTGTCCTTTATATTCTTTGGAATTTCAGTCATTGTGAAATTCATTGATATATTCCATACCATAGGTCATTAAGAATTCATGCAAAAGTAATACATTTTTTATTTATTCCAATCTATTTATGTGCTTTTTGAATTTTCTTCTTCGGCTAGTTCTTTTATTTCTTTATTCAGAAAGACTGATAATACAGTTCTTACTATAACTACACCTCCTAAAATAGCCAGTTCGTCTAAAGTCGGGTCTACTACGGTCTTTAGTATGTCTGATGCAATTAGAAATTCTAATCCCAATAAGAGGTAACTGCCGAAATCAGCTCTCAGCTGCCGGACATTATTGATGGTATAGGTTCCGTTGATCCGTTTGAATTCGTTACGGAGAAAAGCTATGAATCCTACGAATACTCCATAGGTTACAATCAATAAACTGATTACGCCAATGATGGTGGCCAGTATGTTTAAAAATGTCAGTAGCATCGTTTCATGATGTTTGGTTATATTGTAATAACAAGTTATCCTGTATAAAAGTTTTGTATTGTGATGTAGAAAACGGATAATTAGTTGTAATAGTCAAGACTTGTTCTGACATTTGACTACTATGGAGGAACAGTCGATGAAATACTTGCTGCCCCGTTTTACCTGATTATGTTATTTCATTATACATATTGGCAAATTCAATCTGTCTTGTACGCCTCTGGTATCTATTCTGCTTTCTTTGGGACCTGGAATCAGTGGGCTATAGTTTAAGATATGGCGTATTCTTTTTCGTTGTTCTAAAGTTATTTCATTATAAAAGCAATATGCATAGTCCATAATGTTGTGTGCTTCATATTCTCCTTTTTCACAGCTATATCGTTTAGCTAAATCTTTTAATTGATATTTATTCTGTTTATCCAAATTGTTAAGCCATTGTTCATACTCACTACGGTTATAACTGGGAGTATCTTTGCAATAATCAGTATCGGTACACATTGAAGTGGTCCCTCCTTCTGAGAATACATGACGTAATCCTAAATAGTGTCCGAGTTCGTGTGCTAATGTTATTGCAGCATCGTTTTGATTAATTCTTTCATCTGTACTTTGCTCATAAATATATGAACTATTGATCGATATACAATATGGGAAACTCAAATTCTCTAAAGTGATCCACGAAGCTGATACTTGTTGAGTCCCTTCTAAAAAAAAGTCCTTTAAACTATATGGAAATGTAGATATGCCTAAAATCTGCGAATCCGTAAAAGGATATACCATTATGTTAATGTATTCATTGGGTTCCCATAGTAAAGATGTATATTTTCCTGTATTATCTCTCATAAACTTTTCGCAATCAATAGGAAGCTCATTAAATGGCACTCTTTCTACTCCAGGTTCTGGTAGTGTGGTTCCATTCTTATCTTTGGTTGCTAATACAAATTCGAGATTTATATCAATTCCACACTTTTCAGATTGATAGAAATGGTTAGTTCGCACTAATACATCTTTTAAATGGTCTTCTTTTATATATTGATTTATGTCATTTTCGTTTTGATAAAGAACATGGAAAATAACGGGTAATTGATAGTGTATTTTATCTAAATCTGGATTAACTTCTCCTTTTTGTTGTGAAATCTTGATTGTTTGGTTTATCCCTTGGGCGGATATGATTAGATTAGTTTGTCTGTTTGCATGTTTGGTGTTAGCTAGAATTTTTATAGTAAGTATATCGTTTCCTTCTCCTTGATATTTGTCTGGTATGCACCAATCAGCTGAATTTGCGATGATCCATTCAGAATTAGATGTGATAGCAACAGTTATTTTCCCTCCGTTATTGTCGATGTTGCGGAAGATGTTTTGTGAAATTTCAAGTTTTATATCATCGATTTTCTCCGAATGATCACAGCTTGTGGCTAGAAATAGTAATGTAAAGAGAATAGTGTTATATACAATTTTCATAGCTTTTATTTATAAAAGCCGTAATTTCTCATTTTCAAGAAAAGGGAAATTACGGCTTTGGGATATTTGTAACCTTTACTGAATTTCTACTTTTACTGTAAAGATTGGTGGGCTTTAATCACGAGTTCCGGTAAAAGTGGTCATACTTCCTGCATTATTAAGGAAACTTATAGTCATTGCTTTACCTGTAACAGTTATGTTGATACCAGATGAGCTTTCGCTTGAAAGAATGTATTGATTGCCTTCTTTAGTAACATTGTAATTTTCACTACCGTTATCTGTGTAGAAGTCAGCGGTAACTTTTACTACAGAAGAAGATACTTTGGTGACAGTGACTACATATGCATCAGCTGTAACATTAGTTCCAACTTTGAGTTTACCTGTATAAACTCCTGCTATGCTGGCACTGAAATCACCAGACGTTTCATCATCATCATCTCCACATGATACAAATGACAGGCTTGATATAAGCACAATCATCAACATACTTAAAATTCTAAATTGTTTCATCTTTTTTGTTTTTAATGTGTAATCTTTTTAGTCATATACTTTGGTTGTCTTAAAAAACTTTGCAAAGATACATGCTCTTTAAACATAAATATCCTTTTAATTGTTGCTGTTTTATATACAAGGTTGTAGAAGATATTTCTATGTTCTGTTGTTATATATATCAGAATATATTTGGAAGAAATTGTATTCTAATATAATGGATATACGTAACAACAGTTCTGTATCTAAGCTCTGTCTTCTAAATATATTATATACATTAGTTCGATCGCAATAGAGTCGTCTTGCGAACCATGTGACCGAGCGTTCTTGGCGATGGAGCTCTTTTTCAATAATTTGTCCGATGTGTGTCATACTGGATTATTTTCGAGAGTTTATTTTATGTAATTCTTTATTTTCTAAAATTCTCTCTTTATATCCTCTTCTCTTTTTAATAATTTATGGATATTATTATCTCATTGCAAAGATATGTTATAAGCTGGTTCATGGTAAGAATTTGTTGTAGAGAACTAAACAACGATAGTGTAGATTATTTGTAACAATCATCATCTTTTTTATAAAAATAGGAGAGTGCCTTATAAAAAATACTCTCCTGTATAATAATAAGTAACTTTTATTACTTAGCTAAGGCCTGAGCTACGTTTACAGCGCAAGCCACAGTGCAACTTACCATTGGGGGGTACCAATTCCCAAGAATCCTATCATTTCGGCTTCTTGTAAACTATAGCAATCTGTTATTAATCAATACTATAATAGTTATTCATAAATGATTTGAGTTGGCAAAAGATATTAACTCTTCGATTTGCCCTCTCTCATAGCTTTCTGCTGGTTCAAGCGTTCCTGCTGCTTCTTTTGATTATGATTTTATGTAAATGTAGCTTTCATTGTATATAAATCTATCATTCAACAATTCTAAATGATAGGTGAGATAAGGTATCTGAAACTGCCATCTACTTCAAATTACCACAAATAAAAAACTCCTGTAATCACATGGACTACAGGAGTTTATTTATATAATGTAACTTTAATTACTTAGCCAAAGCCTGAGCTACGTCTACAGCACAAGCCACTGTACATCCTACCATCGGGTTGTTACCAATTCCCAGGAATCCCATCATTTCTACGTGAGCAGGAACTGATGAAGAACCAGCGAACTGAGCGTCTGAGTGCATACGACCCATTGTATCTGTCATACCATAAGAAGCCGGACCAGCTGCCATGTTATCGGGGTGAAGAGTACGGCCTGTACCACCACCGGAAGCAACTGAGAAGTATGGCTTACCAGCCAATACACGTTCTTTCTTATAAGTACCGGCAACCGGGTGTTGGAAACGAGTCGGGTTAGTAGAGTTACCTGTGATAGATACGTCTACGCCTTCTTTCCACATGATAGCTACACCTTCGCGAACATCGTCAGCACCGTAGCATTTTACTTTTGCACGAGGACCGTCAGAGTAAGCGATTTCGCGAACTACTTTCAGCTCACCAGTGAAATAATCAAACTGAGTCTGAACATAAGTAAAACCATTGATACGAGAGATGATCTGAGCAGCGTCTTTTCCAAGACCGTTCAGGATGCAACGCAATGGCTCTTTACGTACTTTGTCTGCTTTTGCAGCGATTTTGATAGCACCTTCAGCAGCAGCGAAAGATTCGTGACCTGCAAGGAATGCGAAACATTTAGTTTCTTCGCGAAGCAACATAGCAGCCAGGTTACCATGACCGATACCAACCTTACGGTCGTCAGCTACAGAACCCGGGATACAGAATGCCTGCAAACCGATACCGATAGCTTCAGCAGCTTCAGCAGCGTTTGTGCAGTTCTTCTTAAGAGCAATTGCAGTACCTACCACATAAGCCCATTTTGCGTTTTCAAAACAGATAGGCTGAGTTTCTTCACACGTTTTATAAGGATCAAGTCCGGCAGCTTCGCAGATTGCGTTAGCTTCTTCGATGTCTTTGATGCCGTTAGCGTTCAAGGCTTCAATGATACCTTTGATACGACGGTCTTGGCTTTCGAATTTTACTTCTCTAATCATAGTTTCTTTCCTCCTTATATTATTCGTGACGTGGATCAATGTGTTTAACTGCTCCCTGTTCTGCTGTTACACGACCATAAGTACCTGTAACTTTCTTCAATGCTTCGTTAGCATCAGTTCCCTTCTTGATTTCATCCATGAATTTACCCATGTGAACGAATTCGTATCCACAGATTTCATCATTCTTATCCAAGAAGATATTTTTGATGTAACCTTCAGCCATTTCAAGGTAACGAGGACCTTTAGCCAGAGTACCATAAAGGGTACCTACCTGGCTGCGCAGACCTTTACCTAAGTCTTCCAGACCTGCACCGATAATCAAACCACCTTCAGAGAAAGCAGACTGAGTGCGTCCGTAAACGATTTGCAGGAAGAGTTCGCGCATAGCTGTGTTGATTGCGTCGCAAACAAGGTCAGTGTTCAGTGCTTCGAGGATTGTTTTACCCGGAAGGATTTCAGCAGCCATAGCAGCTGAGTGAGTCATACCGGAACATCCGATAGTCTCAACTAAAGCTTCCTGGATAACGCCTTCTTTAACATTCAGTGTCAGTTTACAAGCACCCTGCTGAGGTGCACACCAACCGATACCGTGTGTCAAACCTGAAATATCAACGATTTCTTTAGATTTTACCCATTTGCCTTCTTCGGGTATGGGAGCCGGTCCGTGGTTAGGACCCTTCTTTACAACACACATGTGTTCCACTTCGTGTGAATAAGTCATAATTAGCTCTTTTTTTTAGTGATATAATTAAAAATACGTAGTCACGATTCTCTAAATCGCCCACAAAGGTAGTCGATTTATTTGTTTCTGCAAATCGCCATATCTTACTTTTTTGTGAAAAGTGACAAATCCGTTTACGTTTTTTCTTCGTTTGCTAAGTCGGGATTGCATTTGTGAAAGATTACTATGTGTCGAACTATCTATTCGTTGCTTTGTTGTTATCTGAAATATAAATTTTATGGAACTCAATCAGGTTGATATACATTATTTGATAGCGGCAATCTGCGTTATTTCATCTGCATTGGTATTTTATACTATCGGTGTATGGGGAGAAAGGCTGCAAAAGAAACTGAAGTTATGGCATATTATTTTCTTTCTTTTAGGATTGGTGTCCGATGCAGTCGGGACCAGCCTGATGGAGCATATTGCCGAATTAACGCATTTGCATGATGAAATCCACACGGTAACGGGGACGATTGCCATTCTTCTGATGTTTGTACATGCTTCATGGGCGATATGGACTTATGTGAAGGGATCTGCCGAGGCGAAAAGGCATTTTAATCGTTTTAGTATCGTCGTTTGGTGCATTTGGTTAATACCTTATTTAATAGGTATGGCCATAGGAATGCATTTACATGCATAAATAGTTATATGTTTTTGCATTAGATAGACTTAAAAGAGTTCCTTCTTTCAGCTAACTCCTGCAAAGAAAAAAATATTTTAGTCTCACGGTCTCACTGTTTTTGTGTAATCTGCATATAATTAGTATATTACAGAATGAGAGATACTTTTTAAATAGGTATCTCTCATTATTTTCTCCCTAGAATCGCTTCATTTCAGTCTATCTCTCACTCTTTTTGGGGGATATCCCTCATTCCATTTCTTTGCCCTTTGCGTAAGTAGTTGCCGAATGCATCTAGCATCTTGGTTGCTGTTTACTTGTTGTTTATATATTATGTTACTTATCTCTATGGCATTTGATGCCTTTATTCGTGTGTTATTTTACCGACATCTTCATCGTTCCACCCGGGTGAACCGATCGTTGTACCCTTGTAAACAGGTCTGCGCACCTAGGTGGACATGCTTGTTCACCTGGGTGGAACGATGAAGAACTCCCTTTGAAAATGCGACAATAATAGTTGTAAAGCAGGTTATTATAGGGTTGTTTGCATACTATTGAACGGTAAAAGAAATGTGCTTAAAGGCTTTTCCGGGAAAGGGAAAGTATATCGGCATGCAATTATCTGGCGGATATCGGAAAGCAGAATGAGATACCCTGTTTTCATGGGTTTGAATTAAATTAATTCCGCCAACAGGTATGTTTTAGTGAGAATGTAGCGGTATTACTAGATAGATATAGAATAAAATTAGTAGCTTTGCTGAATAATTTATTGAACAAAGCTATGATAGAAGTTATGGAGTCCGCTTTACAGAAAGCTGCGGGCGAAGGAATGGATGAATTTATCCAGGTTTTTACTGATAAATATAAGGAAATAATCGGTGGTGAATTGACTGCTGACACAATGCCGTTGTTGACAGGTGAACAGCATTCATTGCTGGCTTATCAGATTTTTCGTGATGAAATAATGTTCGGCGGATTCTGTCAGTTGATTCAGAACGGTTATGGCGGATATATCTTTGATAATCCT
This sequence is a window from Bacteroides thetaiotaomicron VPI-5482. Protein-coding genes within it:
- a CDS encoding DUF1622 domain-containing protein — its product is MLLTFLNILATIIGVISLLIVTYGVFVGFIAFLRNEFKRINGTYTINNVRQLRADFGSYLLLGLEFLIASDILKTVVDPTLDELAILGGVVIVRTVLSVFLNKEIKELAEEENSKST
- a CDS encoding zinc-dependent metalloproteinase lipoprotein gives rise to the protein MKIVYNTILFTLLFLATSCDHSEKIDDIKLEISQNIFRNIDNNGGKITVAITSNSEWIIANSADWCIPDKYQGEGNDILTIKILANTKHANRQTNLIISAQGINQTIKISQQKGEVNPDLDKIHYQLPVIFHVLYQNENDINQYIKEDHLKDVLVRTNHFYQSEKCGIDINLEFVLATKDKNGTTLPEPGVERVPFNELPIDCEKFMRDNTGKYTSLLWEPNEYINIMVYPFTDSQILGISTFPYSLKDFFLEGTQQVSASWITLENLSFPYCISINSSYIYEQSTDERINQNDAAITLAHELGHYLGLRHVFSEGGTTSMCTDTDYCKDTPSYNRSEYEQWLNNLDKQNKYQLKDLAKRYSCEKGEYEAHNIMDYAYCFYNEITLEQRKRIRHILNYSPLIPGPKESRIDTRGVQDRLNLPICIMK
- a CDS encoding iron-sulfur cluster assembly scaffold protein yields the protein MTYSHEVEHMCVVKKGPNHGPAPIPEEGKWVKSKEIVDISGLTHGIGWCAPQQGACKLTLNVKEGVIQEALVETIGCSGMTHSAAMAAEILPGKTILEALNTDLVCDAINTAMRELFLQIVYGRTQSAFSEGGLIIGAGLEDLGKGLRSQVGTLYGTLAKGPRYLEMAEGYIKNIFLDKNDEICGYEFVHMGKFMDEIKKGTDANEALKKVTGTYGRVTAEQGAVKHIDPRHE
- a CDS encoding GGGtGRT protein; protein product: MIREVKFESQDRRIKGIIEALNANGIKDIEEANAICEAAGLDPYKTCEETQPICFENAKWAYVVGTAIALKKNCTNAAEAAEAIGIGLQAFCIPGSVADDRKVGIGHGNLAAMLLREETKCFAFLAGHESFAAAEGAIKIAAKADKVRKEPLRCILNGLGKDAAQIISRINGFTYVQTQFDYFTGELKVVREIAYSDGPRAKVKCYGADDVREGVAIMWKEGVDVSITGNSTNPTRFQHPVAGTYKKERVLAGKPYFSVASGGGTGRTLHPDNMAAGPASYGMTDTMGRMHSDAQFAGSSSVPAHVEMMGFLGIGNNPMVGCTVACAVDVAQALAK
- a CDS encoding HsmA family protein, which codes for MELNQVDIHYLIAAICVISSALVFYTIGVWGERLQKKLKLWHIIFFLLGLVSDAVGTSLMEHIAELTHLHDEIHTVTGTIAILLMFVHASWAIWTYVKGSAEAKRHFNRFSIVVWCIWLIPYLIGMAIGMHLHA
- a CDS encoding endonuclease/exonuclease/phosphatase family protein; the protein is MKKNLLLLLCLFCLVNVCHAKAKDTFTVFQLNLWHGCTKVPNGDQGIIDVLDQMDADVVFLCEIRDGKQFIPHVIEELEKRGKHYYGETFDLAIGVLSKFKPDSWTKCCIVPGDEGRAMVKMVATIEGQPVSFYSCHLDYRHYQCYMPRGYNGTTWKKMDKPITDEEEVLKANRQSFRDETIRAFIQEVQSDIQQGRPIIMGGDFNEPSHLDWQADTKDLWDHNGAIIHWDCSMMLSKAGFKDAYREKFPNTVRYPGFTFPAGNKLAEEAKLEKLAWAPEADERDRIDFIYYYPLESMLSMKDSKLVGPSETVVRGKITENDSKDKILTPSCIWPSDHKGNLATFKIRKKR